In one Bacteroidota bacterium genomic region, the following are encoded:
- a CDS encoding thiamine phosphate synthase — protein MPDSFKLIVISSEHEIANEAQVVSQLFECGLNYFHLRKYKWKEAETETFLNSMLVKFHRRIVLHSHFGLLEKYDLNGIHLNEKNRSEFEKYKDKKIISTSCHSLEDMENIRYTYEYVFFSPVFNSISKPGYTSKFDLRLIADRIQCWKQEGRIKPEVIALGGVEAKNVIQVKALGFSGAAFSGAIWESEDPVKAFAEIQSKINQPSF, from the coding sequence ATGCCTGATTCTTTCAAACTTATTGTAATATCGTCGGAACATGAAATTGCAAATGAAGCACAAGTTGTTTCACAGCTTTTTGAGTGCGGGCTTAATTACTTTCATTTACGAAAGTATAAGTGGAAGGAAGCTGAGACGGAAACTTTTCTCAATTCAATGCTTGTGAAATTTCACAGGCGAATAGTTCTTCATTCACATTTTGGTCTTCTTGAAAAGTATGACCTCAACGGTATTCATTTGAATGAAAAGAACAGATCGGAATTTGAAAAGTATAAGGATAAAAAAATCATATCAACATCTTGTCATTCTTTGGAGGATATGGAAAATATTAGATATACCTATGAATATGTTTTTTTTAGCCCGGTGTTTAATAGCATCAGTAAGCCCGGATATACAAGCAAATTTGATCTTAGATTAATTGCAGATCGGATTCAATGTTGGAAACAGGAAGGTAGGATCAAGCCGGAAGTTATTGCTCTTGGCGGAGTAGAAGCAAAAAATGTTATACAGGTAAAAGCGTTGGGTTTTTCGGGCGCTGCTTTTTCGGGCGCAATTTGGGAGAGCGAAGATCCTGTTAAAGCATTTGCAGAGATACAATCAAAAATCAACCAGCCCTCTTTTTAG
- a CDS encoding exo-alpha-sialidase: MLLVCCSVFSSAQYKNIKIDEGKGFNSPEEPAIAINPKNILQMVAGSNVRNVYHSADGGLTWGKDTMRSKEHGVYGDPCVVADTNGNFYFFHLGDPDHKGWSGSNFLDRMVCQRSVNGGKAWSEGSAIGINHPHQQDKEWVAVDSKTNALYITWTEFDKYESRSPIDSSRILFSSSLDQGQTWSAPMRLSQYAGNCADSDSTVEGAVPAVGVNGEIYTAWAFDQKIYFDKSVDRGKTWLNKDIVVCDQPGGWDFEVSGIYRCNGMPVTVCDNSKGPNRGTVYINFSDQRSGKNNTDIWLVKSTDSGASWSEPKRVNTDTTNHHQFMSWMAIDQSTGYLYVVFYDRRAYTDDSTDVYLAVSRDGGVTFSNEKISEKAFKPNKYVFLGDYINIAAHEGVIRPVWVTIEGFNTMIWTALISDPAQKQEIPVHKKPIRKKRRFSFRLG; the protein is encoded by the coding sequence TTGCTGCTTGTTTGCTGTTCAGTTTTTTCTTCTGCGCAGTATAAAAATATAAAGATCGATGAGGGCAAGGGGTTTAATAGTCCCGAAGAACCTGCAATTGCTATAAATCCCAAAAATATACTGCAAATGGTTGCAGGTTCAAATGTTCGCAATGTATACCATAGTGCTGATGGGGGATTGACATGGGGAAAGGATACAATGCGATCAAAGGAGCATGGTGTATATGGAGATCCCTGCGTTGTGGCTGATACAAATGGCAATTTTTATTTTTTTCACCTTGGTGATCCGGATCATAAAGGTTGGTCCGGGTCAAATTTCCTCGACAGGATGGTGTGCCAGCGATCGGTTAATGGAGGTAAAGCATGGTCGGAGGGATCTGCGATTGGCATAAATCACCCGCATCAACAGGACAAAGAATGGGTAGCGGTTGATAGCAAGACAAATGCACTTTATATTACCTGGACAGAATTTGATAAGTACGAAAGTAGAAGTCCGATCGACAGTTCGCGTATCTTATTCTCATCCTCTCTTGACCAGGGACAAACATGGTCGGCACCAATGCGTCTGAGCCAATATGCGGGTAACTGTGCGGATAGTGATTCTACTGTTGAAGGAGCAGTACCTGCCGTGGGTGTTAACGGAGAAATATATACAGCATGGGCATTTGATCAGAAAATATATTTTGACAAGTCTGTTGATAGAGGAAAAACCTGGTTGAACAAAGATATAGTGGTATGTGATCAGCCGGGCGGGTGGGATTTTGAGGTAAGCGGTATTTATCGCTGCAATGGCATGCCGGTTACAGTGTGTGACAATAGCAAAGGTCCGAACCGGGGAACTGTATATATTAATTTTTCTGATCAGCGAAGCGGTAAAAATAATACGGATATATGGCTCGTAAAATCAACAGATAGTGGAGCTTCGTGGAGCGAGCCAAAGCGTGTGAACACGGATACCACGAATCACCATCAGTTTATGTCGTGGATGGCAATTGATCAATCTACCGGTTATTTGTATGTAGTTTTTTATGACAGGAGGGCATACACGGATGATTCAACGGATGTTTATTTGGCTGTGTCGAGGGATGGGGGAGTTACATTCAGTAATGAGAAAATAAGTGAAAAAGCGTTTAAGCCGAACAAATATGTTTTTTTAGGAGATTATATTAATATAGCCGCGCATGAAGGAGTAATTCGCCCGGTTTGGGTAACTATAGAAGGTTTTAACACAATGATATGGACAGCGCTTATAAGTGACCCTGCCCAAAAGCAGGAGATACCGGTACACAAAAAACCAATAAGAAAAAAGAGACGTTTTAGCTTTAGATTAGGTTAA
- the trpS gene encoding tryptophan--tRNA ligase, producing the protein MARILTGIQSTNIPHLGNILGAIRPAIELSNQPNNESLFFIADLHTLTSVKNAEQNRVSTRSVAATWLAFGFNTDKNIFYRQSDVPEVCELTWYLNCFTPYPMLANAHSFKDKSTRLADVNAGLFVYPVLMAADILMYDANFVPVGKDQVQHLEMTRDIASAFNNKMGETFVIPEVRIDERVMIVPGIDGQKMSKSYNNFINIFLPDKELLKVVKSIVTDATPLEQPKNPDTCHVFAIYKLLASEAQVAEMRGYYLKGGYGYGHAKQALYDLIIERFKKERELYDHYMSHPAELDAKLKAGADKARVIARGVLKRVREKLGY; encoded by the coding sequence ATGGCACGTATTTTAACCGGAATACAAAGTACCAATATACCTCATTTAGGTAATATTTTGGGCGCTATACGGCCCGCAATAGAGCTTTCGAATCAACCCAACAACGAATCACTTTTTTTTATCGCAGATCTGCATACATTAACTTCCGTGAAAAATGCGGAGCAAAATCGGGTAAGTACCCGTTCTGTAGCTGCTACCTGGCTCGCTTTTGGTTTTAATACGGATAAAAATATTTTTTACCGGCAAAGTGATGTGCCCGAAGTTTGCGAGCTGACCTGGTACCTGAATTGTTTTACACCATACCCCATGCTGGCCAATGCGCACTCGTTTAAAGATAAATCGACTCGATTGGCGGATGTAAACGCGGGTTTGTTTGTTTATCCTGTTTTAATGGCGGCAGACATATTAATGTATGATGCCAATTTTGTACCGGTGGGTAAGGATCAGGTACAGCACCTCGAAATGACACGGGATATTGCAAGTGCATTTAACAATAAAATGGGTGAAACGTTTGTAATTCCCGAAGTGCGGATCGATGAGCGCGTAATGATCGTGCCTGGTATTGACGGACAAAAAATGAGTAAGTCGTACAATAATTTCATCAATATATTTTTGCCTGATAAGGAGTTGTTGAAAGTGGTGAAAAGTATTGTTACTGATGCTACACCACTTGAACAGCCAAAGAATCCGGACACCTGTCACGTTTTTGCCATATATAAACTGTTGGCTTCGGAAGCGCAGGTTGCCGAGATGCGCGGCTATTACCTGAAAGGCGGCTATGGATACGGTCATGCTAAGCAGGCGCTATATGACCTGATCATTGAACGATTTAAAAAGGAGCGTGAATTGTACGACCATTATATGAGTCATCCGGCTGAGCTGGATGCTAAGCTGAAAGCAGGTGCGGATAAGGCCCGTGTAATTGCACGCGGGGTTTTGAAAAGGGTAAGGGAAAAATTGGGATATTAA
- a CDS encoding 1-acyl-sn-glycerol-3-phosphate acyltransferase, with protein MNFIKAIARSLWKFLFVLNFVTGLLVLYPVFYILLSREAWFPIALTLKRFWARWILIVPGIFVSIVEDKAKIKTIPKPCIYCANHSSYLDIVISYIILPDYFVFMGKAELLKAPLFSIFFTRGMDIAVERKSRIGSHQAFLQAAKEIDKGHSMFMFPEGTLSSNGHLKGFKNGAFKLALDKQLPIVPITFTNNWQLLQNGGFFKAFGRPGIAKVIIHEPISTKGYTDTDLVYLLNKTRDAIASGLEKNSWQLE; from the coding sequence TTGAACTTTATTAAAGCCATAGCCCGTTCCCTCTGGAAATTTCTGTTCGTCCTGAACTTTGTAACAGGACTTCTTGTGCTTTACCCTGTGTTCTATATTCTTTTATCGCGCGAAGCCTGGTTCCCGATAGCATTGACACTTAAGCGATTTTGGGCCCGTTGGATATTGATCGTTCCCGGAATATTCGTTTCAATTGTTGAGGATAAGGCGAAAATAAAGACCATTCCGAAACCCTGTATTTATTGCGCCAACCATTCCTCCTATCTTGATATAGTGATCAGTTATATCATTCTCCCGGATTATTTTGTTTTCATGGGTAAAGCGGAATTGCTGAAGGCTCCGTTGTTCAGTATATTTTTCACAAGGGGTATGGATATCGCAGTTGAACGCAAAAGCAGGATCGGTTCGCACCAGGCCTTTTTACAGGCTGCCAAGGAAATAGACAAAGGACACAGCATGTTCATGTTTCCGGAAGGAACACTATCATCAAACGGGCACCTGAAAGGATTTAAAAATGGGGCTTTCAAACTCGCTTTAGATAAACAATTGCCTATAGTACCGATTACTTTTACCAATAACTGGCAACTATTGCAAAATGGCGGCTTTTTTAAAGCGTTTGGCAGGCCGGGTATTGCAAAAGTTATAATACACGAACCAATAAGCACTAAGGGATATACTGATACCGATTTAGTATATTTGCTCAACAAAACACGTGATGCTATTGCTTCAGGTTTGGAAAAAAATAGTTGGCAATTGGAATAA
- the gatC gene encoding Asp-tRNA(Asn)/Glu-tRNA(Gln) amidotransferase subunit GatC, translating into MKIDHATVDKLADLAKLEFDKEGKEAIVKDLNRILTFIDKLNELDTTNVEPLIYMSDEVNILRDDEVKHDITQDDALKNAPKHDSDYFKMPKVIDK; encoded by the coding sequence ATGAAAATAGATCACGCCACAGTAGATAAGCTCGCCGACCTTGCCAAACTTGAATTTGACAAAGAAGGAAAAGAGGCTATTGTAAAGGACCTTAACCGCATTTTAACATTTATTGACAAGTTGAATGAGTTAGATACCACCAATGTTGAACCTCTCATTTATATGAGTGATGAAGTGAATATTTTACGTGACGACGAAGTGAAGCATGATATTACCCAGGATGACGCTCTCAAAAATGCCCCCAAACACGATTCGGATTATTTTAAGATGCCAAAGGTGATTGATAAATAA